A window of the Nibribacter ruber genome harbors these coding sequences:
- a CDS encoding glycoside hydrolase family 10 protein has protein sequence MKLSPRILPSLLILSFCLSFFAIKTKAQTAPKREFRGVWIATVANIDWPSQQGLSPVTQMEEFKYILDEHQKNGINALVVQVRPTTDALYRSNKELWSHWLSGKQGQAPNPPYDPLAFQIEEAHKRGMEFHAWFNPYRATHDTISANIAANHITKTRPEWFVTYAGKKYFKPGLPEVREYIVDIILDVVQRYDVDAIHFDDYFYPYPTRDTFPDDDDFARYGAGFATKDDWRRHNVDEVIRVLSTEIKKIKPHVKFGISPFAIWRNKKEDPLGSDTNGLTNYGQLYADIRGWLEKGWIDYNVPQLYFTIGYQVADYAKLLDWWSKNNFGKHLYIGQGTYRVNTDAKVKEWYNPLETGNQLRLNRQTPNVHGSVFFSSKSVMSNPLGVQDSLRQNFYKYPALVPTMPWLDDVAPLAPKSVKATNTLDGIHLAWKAPAPAPDGETARYYVVYRAPKGTDIDMENPAHILKIHHGGTSYLDTSAISGQKYTYLVTAVDRLHNESRPSETVRAKRR, from the coding sequence ATGAAGCTTTCTCCCCGCATCCTGCCTTCGTTGCTCATCCTGTCTTTCTGTTTAAGTTTCTTCGCTATTAAAACCAAGGCCCAGACTGCTCCCAAGCGCGAATTCAGGGGCGTTTGGATTGCCACCGTGGCCAACATTGACTGGCCCAGCCAGCAAGGACTTTCGCCGGTGACGCAGATGGAGGAGTTCAAGTATATTCTAGACGAGCACCAGAAAAACGGCATCAACGCCCTGGTGGTGCAGGTGCGGCCCACCACAGACGCGCTGTATAGAAGCAACAAGGAACTCTGGTCGCATTGGCTGTCAGGGAAGCAGGGGCAGGCACCCAATCCGCCGTATGACCCGCTGGCGTTCCAGATTGAGGAGGCGCACAAGCGGGGCATGGAGTTTCATGCCTGGTTCAATCCATACCGGGCCACCCATGACACTATCAGCGCCAACATTGCCGCCAACCACATCACCAAGACCCGGCCCGAGTGGTTTGTGACCTACGCCGGCAAAAAATACTTTAAGCCCGGCCTGCCCGAAGTGCGCGAATACATAGTGGACATCATCCTGGACGTAGTGCAGCGCTATGACGTAGACGCCATCCATTTTGACGACTACTTCTACCCGTACCCCACCAGAGATACCTTCCCGGACGATGACGATTTTGCCCGGTACGGCGCAGGCTTTGCCACCAAGGATGACTGGCGCCGCCACAACGTGGACGAGGTCATCAGAGTCTTGTCTACTGAAATAAAGAAGATAAAGCCGCATGTTAAGTTTGGCATCAGTCCGTTTGCCATCTGGCGCAACAAGAAGGAAGACCCGCTTGGCTCAGACACCAACGGCCTCACCAACTACGGCCAACTCTACGCAGACATCAGGGGCTGGCTGGAGAAAGGCTGGATTGACTACAACGTACCTCAACTCTATTTCACCATCGGGTACCAAGTGGCCGACTACGCCAAACTGCTGGACTGGTGGAGTAAAAATAACTTCGGGAAGCATTTGTACATTGGCCAGGGCACCTACCGAGTGAACACAGACGCCAAAGTCAAGGAATGGTACAACCCGCTGGAGACCGGCAACCAACTGCGCCTGAACCGCCAGACGCCCAACGTGCACGGGAGCGTGTTCTTCAGCTCCAAATCCGTCATGAGTAATCCGCTGGGCGTACAGGACAGTCTACGGCAGAATTTCTACAAATACCCCGCGCTGGTGCCTACCATGCCCTGGCTGGATGACGTAGCGCCTTTAGCACCAAAAAGCGTGAAGGCCACGAACACACTTGACGGCATTCACCTCGCCTGGAAAGCGCCTGCGCCGGCCCCAGACGGAGAAACGGCCCGCTATTATGTAGTGTACCGGGCTCCTAAAGGCACTGATATTGATATGGAAAACCCAGCGCATATCCTGAAAATACATCATGGCGGTACTTCCTATTTAGACACATCTGCTATTTCTGGCCAAAAGTACACCTACCTAGTAACCGCCGTGGACCGATTGCACAATGAAAGCCGACCTTCTGAGACCGTGAGAGCTAAGCGGCGGTAA
- the fumC gene encoding class II fumarate hydratase translates to MSIRIEKDTMGPVEVPADKYWGAQTQRSKDNFTIGGQLMPTEVIEAFAILKKAAAYTNAELGVLSQDKAEIIGRVCDEILAGDLAGEFPLVVWQTGSGTQSNMNVNEVVANRAHVLLGGDLMDEKKQIHPNDDVNKSQSSNDTFPTAMHIAGYKIVAEHTLPMIQKLRDTLHAKSQEYMNVVKIGRTHLMDATPLTLGQELSGYVSQLDHGMRALKNTLDHLSELALGGSAVGTGLNTPQGYAELVAKKISEFSGLPLKTAENKFESLAAHDAIVETSGALKQIAVSLMKIANDIRLLASGPRSGIGEIIIPENEPGSSIMPGKVNPTQAEAMTMVCAQVIGNDVAISVGGMNGHFELNVFKPVMIFNLLMSARLLGDACDSFDKHCAVGIEPNYEVIKRQLENSLMLVTALNPHVGYDNAAKIAKKAHKEGTTLRQAALDLGLLTDEQFTEWVRPEDMIGSLKS, encoded by the coding sequence ATGAGCATACGCATAGAGAAAGACACCATGGGACCGGTAGAGGTACCCGCAGATAAATACTGGGGCGCCCAGACGCAACGCTCTAAAGACAACTTCACCATTGGCGGTCAATTAATGCCCACCGAGGTGATTGAGGCCTTCGCTATTCTAAAGAAAGCCGCCGCTTACACCAACGCTGAGTTGGGCGTTCTGTCTCAGGACAAAGCCGAAATCATTGGCCGTGTATGCGACGAAATTCTGGCTGGTGACCTGGCAGGCGAGTTTCCGCTGGTGGTGTGGCAGACCGGTTCTGGTACGCAGAGCAACATGAACGTGAACGAGGTAGTAGCCAACCGCGCGCACGTGTTGCTAGGCGGCGATTTGATGGACGAGAAAAAGCAGATTCACCCCAATGATGACGTGAACAAGTCTCAGTCTTCTAATGACACCTTCCCGACGGCCATGCACATTGCCGGCTACAAAATTGTGGCCGAGCATACCTTGCCCATGATTCAAAAGCTGCGTGATACCCTGCATGCCAAGTCACAGGAGTACATGAACGTGGTGAAGATTGGCCGCACGCACTTAATGGATGCCACGCCGCTGACCCTGGGCCAGGAGCTTTCTGGTTACGTGTCACAGCTAGACCACGGCATGCGCGCCCTTAAAAACACGCTAGACCACCTAAGTGAGCTAGCCTTGGGCGGTTCTGCCGTTGGTACTGGTCTAAACACCCCGCAAGGCTACGCCGAACTGGTGGCCAAGAAAATCTCTGAGTTCTCTGGCCTTCCGTTGAAAACTGCTGAGAACAAGTTTGAGTCACTAGCTGCCCATGACGCCATTGTAGAAACTTCTGGTGCTTTGAAGCAGATTGCCGTGAGCCTGATGAAGATTGCCAATGACATCCGTCTGTTGGCTTCTGGTCCTCGTTCTGGTATTGGCGAGATCATCATCCCAGAAAACGAGCCGGGTTCTTCCATCATGCCGGGTAAAGTAAACCCAACCCAGGCCGAGGCTATGACCATGGTCTGTGCGCAGGTGATTGGTAATGACGTAGCTATCTCTGTGGGCGGCATGAACGGTCACTTTGAGCTGAACGTGTTCAAGCCGGTGATGATCTTCAACCTCTTAATGAGCGCTAGATTATTAGGCGATGCCTGTGATTCTTTTGACAAGCACTGCGCCGTAGGCATTGAACCGAACTACGAGGTCATCAAGCGCCAATTAGAGAACTCTCTCATGTTGGTAACCGCCTTGAACCCGCACGTAGGGTATGACAACGCCGCCAAGATTGCCAAGAAAGCGCACAAAGAAGGCACTACGCTTCGTCAGGCCGCTTTGGATTTAGGCTTGTTGACAGATGAGCAGTTCACCGAATGGGTGAGACCAGAAGACATGATTGGTTCTTTAAAAAGCTAA
- a CDS encoding SusD/RagB family nutrient-binding outer membrane lipoprotein — protein MKKFIIGFCTVVGLGLTSCEDGFLDVNTDPNNPVSTTPNYLLPSIIGNGLQIQLLTELRVGQITQNVAGRTANITTDQYYFTPGNSTSTFNNTYYLVGSNIGPMIEAAEAEGSPYYVGAGKTMKAIILAHVTDMLGDVPYAEAWKGYTNIAPKYDPQEEIYATIFKLLDEAEAEFSKPATANKRPFYTSNPVSGDILYQGDAAKWIKLVNSIRARQLNHLTKKANYSADAVLAAIDKGIKNNADDAMLGYRQPTSVESSTTSIFGPTRANMGSYTFGRMFVNYMNGTTLLGDATAADDPRFPIISPTLSNGAIPGAGQPSAPAVTDFYGGWYSTDNSPFPMVTNAEMRFIEAEAAFRKNDKSRAFTAYKAGITAHMTKLGVPAAAQTTYLSSAAVAQSESALTFKHIMEQKYIAMFLNPESWSDLRRFDFDPAIYPDYAVPTGVNPNLGGKFVRRMPPAQTETQYNPGEVARMGWGAPDYVTLPVWWDKQ, from the coding sequence ATGAAAAAATTTATAATAGGATTTTGCACGGTGGTGGGCTTAGGGCTTACCTCTTGTGAAGACGGCTTTTTGGATGTAAACACAGATCCAAATAACCCCGTTTCTACTACCCCCAATTACCTGCTACCCAGCATCATTGGCAACGGTCTGCAGATACAGCTCCTAACCGAGCTACGCGTGGGACAGATTACCCAGAACGTGGCGGGCAGAACGGCCAACATCACCACAGACCAGTACTACTTCACGCCGGGTAACTCTACCTCTACCTTCAACAACACCTATTATCTGGTGGGCAGCAACATTGGCCCCATGATAGAGGCGGCAGAGGCAGAAGGGTCTCCGTATTACGTAGGTGCCGGCAAAACCATGAAAGCCATTATCCTGGCCCACGTAACAGACATGCTAGGCGATGTTCCTTATGCAGAGGCTTGGAAGGGATATACCAACATTGCTCCCAAGTATGACCCACAGGAAGAAATCTACGCCACCATCTTCAAGTTGTTAGATGAAGCCGAGGCGGAGTTCTCCAAACCAGCCACTGCTAACAAGCGGCCTTTCTACACCTCCAACCCGGTGAGCGGAGACATTTTGTACCAGGGAGACGCAGCCAAATGGATTAAATTAGTCAATTCCATCAGAGCCCGTCAGTTGAACCACTTGACCAAGAAAGCCAACTACAGTGCAGACGCCGTGTTGGCCGCCATTGACAAGGGCATCAAGAACAATGCAGATGACGCCATGCTGGGCTACAGACAACCTACCAGCGTAGAGTCTAGCACTACCAGCATCTTTGGGCCTACCAGAGCCAACATGGGCTCTTATACCTTTGGTAGAATGTTCGTGAACTACATGAATGGTACCACGCTGCTTGGAGATGCCACTGCCGCTGATGACCCTAGATTCCCAATCATCTCTCCTACCTTGAGCAACGGCGCCATACCGGGTGCCGGACAACCGTCCGCTCCTGCCGTAACTGATTTCTATGGTGGCTGGTATTCTACAGACAACAGTCCGTTCCCCATGGTAACCAACGCCGAGATGCGCTTTATTGAGGCGGAGGCTGCTTTCCGGAAGAATGACAAAAGCCGGGCCTTTACGGCTTACAAGGCTGGTATCACAGCGCATATGACCAAGCTGGGTGTGCCTGCCGCCGCTCAAACCACGTATCTGTCCAGCGCAGCCGTGGCGCAAAGCGAAAGCGCGCTTACCTTCAAGCACATCATGGAGCAGAAGTACATCGCCATGTTCCTGAACCCAGAGTCTTGGTCAGATTTGCGCAGATTTGACTTTGATCCTGCCATCTACCCTGACTATGCAGTGCCAACGGGCGTGAATCCCAACTTAGGCGGTAAGTTTGTGCGCAGAATGCCACCGGCGCAGACAGAAACCCAGTACAACCCCGGCGAAGTAGCCAGAATGGGTTGGGGAGCACCAGACTACGTGACCCTTCCGGTTTGGTGGGACAAGCAATAA
- a CDS encoding SusC/RagA family TonB-linked outer membrane protein, giving the protein MKIALRLMLFALSFLIAQTGFAQSKTITGRVTSADDGSALPGVSVVVKGTSNGASTDGEGKYSIQASSGSVLVYTFIGMVSQERTVGVDNTIDVVLKSDAKALEEVVVTGFNIAQEQKTINYAVQSVSGKALEDSRQQNVVNALQGKVAGVNIISSGGGAGEGASIVIRGGSSIDGDNQPLFVIDGIPIDNSSFQESTAPGAGSGFNGILGRSVGSSNRAGDLNPEDIASITVLKGPAAAALYGLRAGNGAVIITTKKGVAGQTSVSYNALFSFDKVNRLPEVQNVYMQGTNGVFDGTTRRSWGPKFQEGDPQYDNIGDFFQTGFKMNHNLSVSGGSEKTSFYISANHLDQGGVVPETEYEKNSVRVSGTAKFNDILSFDGSANYLQTSGKRALQGPGLFGGTGGFLVSIFNWPLNDNMSDWQNPDGSRRRLLESVTGDIDNPYFTVNKNPQTDRVERMIGNVGVTLDPTDWLKINYRLGSDVYTERTESVRSPGTSLPNNQQGGLAVSVNQFQQYTSNFVVTANKNFTEKLGAGLVLGNTVEQTETKGVDYLGLIFQNPDFVGLNNTTNRSVIQRNSLRRLIGAFARVSLDYDNFLFLELQGRNDWSSTLPVKNRSFAYGSASLGYVFTEHLPLATDSFLKFGKFNISYAQVGKDSPPYRVSSPLTNNTFLGGGFRNNFFGGNPELKPETKTSFETGLDFNFSKNNLRFNVTYYQDRTIDQIIAPRLSQASGFILQYVNGGTVENRGIEAILSGTAIEKGDFSWDVVANFARNRSEVISIPYPLTEIYQSDSWIVGFARGSVFQGSSLSALGAMQYERAPDGQMIISSTGYPTFVDQKFTYAGDRAPDFTLQITNTFKYNNLSLSFLADIRKGGVVVNGNEAALVNSGLSNRTLDRYKKAVFPGVVAVTGADGNVTYVPNTREVELTESYYRNIMSVVGTNFIEDASWVRLRYVTMAYSLPKEFFGRIPFKNVELNVTGRNLLLLTKYSGSDPETAAAGSGVRGGGSGGFDYGSVPGTKGVDLGIKLSF; this is encoded by the coding sequence ATGAAAATAGCGTTACGGCTTATGTTATTCGCTTTGAGTTTTCTCATTGCGCAAACGGGTTTTGCTCAAAGCAAGACCATTACTGGAAGGGTCACTTCTGCAGATGACGGCTCTGCCCTGCCCGGGGTGAGTGTGGTAGTCAAAGGAACTTCCAACGGTGCCTCTACAGACGGTGAGGGTAAATACTCCATCCAAGCCTCATCTGGGAGCGTATTGGTGTACACCTTTATTGGTATGGTCTCTCAGGAGCGCACCGTGGGCGTAGACAACACCATTGACGTGGTGCTTAAATCAGATGCCAAAGCCTTGGAAGAGGTGGTGGTGACTGGCTTTAACATTGCCCAGGAGCAAAAGACCATTAACTATGCGGTACAGTCTGTTTCTGGCAAGGCGCTGGAAGACAGCCGTCAGCAGAACGTGGTGAACGCCCTGCAAGGCAAGGTAGCCGGGGTGAACATCATCAGTTCTGGTGGTGGCGCCGGCGAGGGAGCCAGCATTGTGATTAGAGGCGGTTCCTCTATTGACGGCGACAACCAGCCTTTGTTTGTGATTGACGGTATTCCTATTGACAACTCTTCTTTCCAAGAGTCCACAGCACCAGGCGCTGGTAGCGGCTTCAATGGTATTTTGGGGCGCTCTGTAGGATCTTCTAACCGCGCCGGTGACCTGAACCCAGAGGACATTGCCTCTATCACCGTGTTGAAAGGACCAGCCGCAGCGGCCTTGTACGGTCTGCGCGCTGGTAACGGTGCCGTAATTATCACCACTAAAAAAGGCGTGGCCGGACAGACGTCTGTGTCTTACAACGCCTTGTTCTCTTTTGACAAGGTGAACAGACTCCCTGAAGTGCAGAACGTGTACATGCAAGGCACCAACGGGGTGTTTGACGGTACTACCCGTCGTTCATGGGGACCTAAGTTCCAGGAAGGCGATCCGCAGTATGACAACATAGGCGACTTCTTCCAGACGGGCTTTAAGATGAACCATAACCTGAGCGTATCTGGCGGTTCTGAGAAAACCAGCTTCTATATTTCTGCCAACCACCTGGACCAGGGGGGCGTGGTGCCAGAAACAGAGTATGAGAAAAACTCTGTGCGCGTATCTGGTACGGCCAAGTTCAATGACATCCTGTCTTTTGACGGTTCTGCCAACTACTTGCAGACCAGCGGTAAAAGAGCCTTGCAAGGTCCTGGCCTCTTTGGTGGTACCGGCGGTTTCTTGGTAAGTATCTTTAACTGGCCTTTGAATGATAACATGTCTGACTGGCAGAACCCAGACGGTTCCCGCCGTCGTCTGCTGGAAAGCGTAACCGGTGACATTGACAACCCTTACTTCACCGTAAACAAAAACCCACAGACAGACAGAGTAGAACGCATGATTGGCAACGTGGGCGTGACCCTGGACCCTACTGACTGGCTGAAGATCAACTACCGTTTGGGATCAGACGTGTACACAGAGCGTACAGAGAGCGTGCGTTCTCCTGGTACTTCTTTGCCTAACAACCAGCAAGGTGGCCTGGCCGTGTCTGTGAACCAGTTCCAGCAATACACCTCTAACTTTGTAGTGACCGCCAACAAGAACTTCACGGAGAAGCTGGGCGCTGGCCTGGTGTTGGGTAACACCGTAGAGCAGACAGAGACCAAAGGCGTGGATTACCTGGGCTTGATTTTCCAGAACCCAGACTTTGTAGGCCTCAACAATACCACCAACAGAAGCGTGATTCAGAGAAACTCTCTGCGCAGACTGATTGGTGCCTTTGCCCGTGTAAGCTTAGACTATGACAACTTCCTGTTCTTAGAATTACAGGGCCGTAATGATTGGTCTTCTACCCTGCCGGTGAAAAACCGTTCCTTTGCCTATGGTTCGGCCAGCTTAGGGTACGTGTTCACAGAGCACCTGCCGCTAGCCACTGACTCTTTCCTGAAGTTTGGTAAGTTCAACATCTCCTATGCCCAGGTAGGTAAAGACTCACCGCCGTACCGCGTTTCTTCTCCGTTGACCAACAACACCTTCTTGGGGGGCGGTTTCAGAAACAACTTCTTTGGTGGTAACCCAGAGTTGAAGCCAGAAACCAAGACTTCTTTTGAGACCGGTCTGGACTTCAACTTCTCTAAAAACAACCTGCGCTTCAACGTTACTTACTACCAAGACAGAACCATTGACCAGATCATCGCCCCTCGTCTGAGCCAGGCGTCTGGTTTCATTCTGCAGTACGTGAACGGCGGTACCGTGGAGAACCGCGGTATTGAGGCCATCTTGTCTGGAACGGCCATTGAAAAAGGAGACTTCTCTTGGGATGTAGTAGCCAACTTTGCCCGCAACAGAAGCGAAGTAATCTCCATTCCTTATCCATTGACAGAAATCTACCAGTCTGACTCTTGGATTGTAGGTTTTGCCAGAGGTTCTGTTTTCCAGGGAAGCTCGCTGAGCGCCTTGGGTGCCATGCAGTATGAGCGTGCCCCAGACGGCCAGATGATCATCAGTTCTACCGGTTACCCTACGTTTGTAGACCAGAAGTTTACCTACGCCGGAGACCGTGCCCCAGATTTCACTCTGCAGATCACCAACACCTTCAAATACAATAACCTGTCACTTTCTTTCTTGGCAGACATTAGAAAAGGCGGCGTGGTGGTAAATGGTAACGAGGCGGCCCTGGTAAACAGCGGCTTGAGCAACCGGACTCTGGACAGATACAAGAAAGCCGTATTCCCAGGCGTAGTGGCAGTGACGGGTGCAGATGGTAACGTAACCTATGTGCCTAACACCAGAGAAGTGGAATTAACGGAAAGCTACTACCGCAACATCATGTCTGTGGTAGGTACTAACTTCATTGAAGACGCTTCGTGGGTACGCTTGCGCTACGTTACCATGGCATACAGCTTGCCTAAAGAGTTTTTTGGAAGAATTCCTTTCAAGAATGTGGAGCTGAACGTGACCGGCCGCAACCTTCTTCTGCTCACCAAATACTCAGGCTCTGACCCAGAGACCGCTGCTGCCGGTTCTGGCGTACGTGGTGGTGGTTCTGGCGGATTTGACTACGGTAGCGTACCCGGAACTAAAGGTGTTGATTTAGGTATTAAGCTATCATTCTAG
- a CDS encoding acyltransferase family protein, with protein MATSVSATPLSASVPQAAVPRPARLKSLDVFRGITVLSMILVNNPGNWGKIYAPLKHAPWNGCTPTDLVFPFFLFIVGVSIAYALESSKHHPDTHKAVLIRIVRRGLTLFALGMFLALFPKFDFDTVRIPGVLQRIGVVFIIAAILFLKTDRKTQIWTIATLLVGYWALMMFIPVPGIGQANLQPTTNLAAWLDNLLLSEHLWKQSKVWDPEGILSTLPAVATALTGVLVGQWLKKPTAPGDKIAWLMVWGVICVCLGLIWDLHFPINKILWTSSYVLYTSGLAMLGLGLCYWLIDVKGYQKFTTPFLVYGVNAITVFFLSGLIPRIMGMIKVDTANGEVDSKTWLYESFYTPFLSPINASLAWALTWIAFWMVILYIMYKKNIIIKV; from the coding sequence TTGGCCACCTCTGTCTCTGCCACACCCCTTTCAGCTTCTGTCCCGCAGGCTGCCGTTCCCCGTCCCGCGCGGTTAAAATCACTGGATGTCTTTAGAGGTATCACGGTGCTGTCTATGATTTTAGTGAACAACCCCGGCAACTGGGGAAAGATCTACGCTCCTTTGAAACACGCGCCTTGGAACGGCTGCACTCCTACAGACCTGGTCTTTCCATTCTTTCTGTTCATTGTGGGCGTTTCTATTGCCTATGCCCTAGAAAGCAGCAAACACCACCCAGACACCCACAAAGCCGTCCTTATAAGAATTGTAAGACGCGGCCTCACTCTCTTTGCTTTGGGCATGTTTCTGGCGCTGTTTCCTAAGTTTGACTTTGACACGGTGCGCATACCCGGGGTGCTGCAAAGAATAGGAGTGGTCTTCATCATTGCCGCCATCCTTTTCCTCAAGACAGATAGAAAAACCCAAATCTGGACCATTGCCACGCTGTTGGTAGGTTACTGGGCGCTGATGATGTTTATACCGGTGCCGGGCATAGGGCAGGCCAACCTGCAACCTACCACCAACCTGGCTGCCTGGCTAGACAACCTCCTCCTCTCTGAGCATCTCTGGAAGCAGTCCAAAGTCTGGGACCCCGAAGGAATCCTAAGTACGCTGCCAGCCGTGGCCACCGCGCTCACAGGCGTGTTGGTGGGCCAGTGGCTCAAGAAACCCACCGCGCCCGGCGACAAGATTGCCTGGCTAATGGTCTGGGGTGTCATCTGCGTCTGCCTGGGGCTTATCTGGGACCTGCACTTTCCCATCAACAAAATCCTCTGGACCAGCTCGTATGTGTTGTACACCTCAGGACTGGCCATGCTGGGACTAGGGCTCTGCTACTGGCTGATTGACGTGAAAGGTTATCAGAAGTTCACCACGCCGTTTCTGGTGTATGGAGTCAATGCCATCACCGTGTTTTTCCTGTCTGGCTTGATTCCGCGCATCATGGGCATGATAAAAGTAGACACGGCCAATGGAGAGGTAGACAGCAAAACCTGGCTGTATGAGTCTTTTTACACGCCGTTCCTGTCGCCTATCAATGCCTCGCTGGCCTGGGCACTCACCTGGATCGCCTTCTGGATGGTCATCCTCTATATTATGTACAAGAAGAACATCATTATCAAAGTCTAA
- a CDS encoding diacylglycerol kinase, whose translation MEKTRPSFIRQRANSFGYAVKGIAAAFRSEVNLRWHVLSAGLVVALGLYVRLTTVEWALVCAAIGLVWMAELFNTAIEVVVNLVSPDRHPLAGKAKDIAAGAVLIASLTAAAVGLLVFWPYLLQLVEITSKHSF comes from the coding sequence ATGGAAAAGACCAGACCTTCCTTCATTCGGCAGCGGGCCAACAGCTTCGGGTATGCGGTAAAAGGCATTGCGGCGGCATTCCGGTCTGAGGTGAACCTGCGCTGGCACGTTCTTTCTGCCGGACTGGTAGTGGCCCTGGGCTTGTATGTGCGCCTGACCACCGTGGAGTGGGCGCTGGTCTGCGCCGCCATAGGCCTGGTCTGGATGGCCGAGCTGTTCAACACGGCCATTGAGGTGGTGGTCAATCTGGTCTCCCCAGACCGGCACCCGCTGGCCGGCAAGGCCAAGGACATTGCTGCTGGGGCTGTTTTGATTGCTTCTCTGACGGCCGCCGCCGTTGGCTTGCTGGTCTTCTGGCCGTATTTGCTGCAATTGGTGGAAATAACAAGTAAACATTCTTTCTGA
- a CDS encoding DinB family protein has translation MTTNDVLQNLTHYNVWANARVLKSFDKIEGELPDYAVLMFSHVLNAQAIWIARITGTKSPVTVLQKHSLEELHRLAQDTSTKLVEIYANADEAELNRQIEYTNTQGKAYSTKVQDILTHAINHATYHRGQVARELRLAGHEPINSDYVTYVRIQYGQDLEL, from the coding sequence ATGACTACAAATGACGTCCTCCAGAACTTGACGCACTACAACGTATGGGCCAACGCCCGGGTGCTGAAAAGCTTTGACAAAATAGAAGGCGAACTACCTGATTACGCAGTTTTGATGTTCAGCCACGTGTTGAACGCCCAAGCCATCTGGATTGCCCGCATCACCGGCACCAAAAGCCCCGTAACCGTTCTCCAAAAGCATTCTCTGGAAGAATTGCACCGCCTGGCCCAGGACACGTCTACCAAACTGGTGGAAATTTACGCCAACGCTGACGAGGCTGAGCTGAACCGCCAAATTGAATACACCAACACCCAGGGCAAGGCCTATTCTACCAAAGTGCAGGACATCTTGACCCACGCCATCAACCATGCCACTTACCACCGCGGCCAGGTGGCCCGTGAGCTGAGACTGGCCGGCCATGAACCCATCAACTCAGACTACGTGACGTACGTGCGCATTCAGTACGGCCAGGACTTAGAACTGTAA
- a CDS encoding DUF4382 domain-containing protein → MKKQLVAALFLVGALGFSACSDDDKETTGTSRMEVRLTDAPGDYDEVNVDIRSVQIHRDATGDESGWITLDNIKPGVYNLLDFANGRDTLLASATLPAGAITQIRLVLGNNNSLKLKGENTLRSLTTPSGQTSGLKLALNTTLEEDVTYVVLLDFDAAKSVVPRGNSGEYNLKPVIRTITQAVAGGIKGTVTPAAAKPGILVISAAGDSVGGFADDAGRFLIKGLRAGTYKVQFTTTEPYKNKEVANVVVTNDQITEMPVTDLN, encoded by the coding sequence ATGAAAAAGCAACTTGTAGCAGCCCTGTTTTTAGTAGGTGCCCTTGGCTTCTCTGCCTGCTCAGACGATGACAAGGAAACCACCGGCACCTCCCGCATGGAAGTGCGCCTAACAGACGCCCCCGGCGACTATGACGAAGTAAACGTAGACATCCGCTCGGTACAGATTCACAGAGACGCCACCGGCGACGAGTCTGGCTGGATTACGCTGGACAACATCAAGCCAGGTGTGTACAACCTGCTGGACTTCGCCAATGGCCGTGACACGTTATTAGCCAGCGCGACCTTGCCAGCCGGTGCCATCACCCAGATAAGACTGGTGTTAGGCAACAACAACTCCCTAAAACTGAAAGGCGAAAACACGCTTAGATCCCTGACTACGCCTAGCGGCCAGACATCAGGCCTGAAACTGGCCTTGAACACCACCCTGGAGGAAGATGTGACCTACGTAGTGTTGCTGGACTTTGACGCTGCCAAATCTGTGGTGCCCCGCGGTAACAGCGGCGAGTACAACTTGAAACCGGTCATCAGAACCATTACCCAGGCGGTGGCTGGAGGTATCAAAGGAACCGTAACGCCAGCCGCCGCCAAGCCGGGTATTCTGGTAATTTCTGCGGCTGGTGATAGCGTGGGTGGCTTCGCCGATGATGCCGGACGCTTCCTGATCAAGGGCCTGAGAGCCGGTACCTACAAAGTGCAGTTCACCACCACTGAGCCATACAAAAACAAAGAGGTAGCCAACGTGGTAGTGACCAATGACCAAATCACGGAGATGCCGGTAACAGACCTGAACTAA